From Pedobacter africanus, the proteins below share one genomic window:
- a CDS encoding alpha/beta hydrolase gives MSRSLFVCCLFLLFGTQLTFAAKVDTVQTYSASMKKNIKAVVVTPDKYSEGKSYPVVYILHGAGGNYANWITRVPALAEYADLYQTILVCADGNVSSWYFDSPVDSAWKYETYVATELVNWIDSRYKTIKDRKGRAITGLSMGGHGALYLSFKHQDVFGAAGSMSGGVDFTPFASNWNIAERLGSYSQFPQRWKENTIVNMTHLLVPKRLALIIDCGKEDFFYTVNMKLHEELQYNNIPHDFIIRPGTHNWEYWSNAIKYQLLYFSDFFRK, from the coding sequence CACAGCTAACTTTTGCTGCTAAGGTAGATACGGTGCAAACCTACAGTGCATCGATGAAGAAAAACATTAAGGCTGTAGTGGTTACACCCGACAAGTACAGCGAAGGTAAAAGCTATCCTGTAGTGTATATTTTGCACGGGGCAGGTGGCAATTATGCCAACTGGATTACCCGGGTGCCTGCACTTGCTGAATATGCAGATTTATACCAGACCATTCTGGTGTGTGCTGACGGTAATGTGTCCAGCTGGTATTTCGACAGCCCGGTAGACTCGGCCTGGAAGTACGAGACTTATGTGGCTACCGAGCTGGTAAACTGGATAGACAGCCGTTACAAAACCATAAAAGACCGCAAAGGAAGGGCCATTACGGGCCTGAGCATGGGTGGTCATGGCGCACTATACCTCTCTTTTAAGCATCAGGATGTATTTGGTGCTGCGGGCAGCATGAGCGGAGGGGTAGATTTTACGCCCTTTGCCTCGAACTGGAACATTGCCGAGCGCCTGGGCAGCTATAGCCAGTTTCCGCAACGCTGGAAAGAGAATACCATTGTTAACATGACCCATTTACTGGTACCCAAGCGTTTGGCACTCATTATTGATTGTGGTAAAGAGGATTTCTTTTACACTGTGAATATGAAACTTCATGAGGAATTGCAGTACAATAACATTCCGCATGACTTTATCATCAGGCCAGGTACGCACAACTGGGAATATTGGTCCAATGCCATAAAATACCAGCTGCTTTATTTTAGTGATTTTTTTAGGAAATAA
- a CDS encoding TIM barrel protein, which yields MKTKNRRDFIKDLGMLTAGAGLASLLPLESFSIGKKETFQISLAEWSLHNTLFAKKLNNLEFPLKAKKDFGIDIVEYVSVFFDGKEKDPAYLKELKNRTDSEGIQNHLIMVDREGNLGDLDSKARLTAVENHYKWVEAAKYLGCKTIRVNAAGKGTAEEVKAAAIDGLGRLTEYGKKHKINVIVENHGGYSSDGKWLSAVIKEVNSPFCGTLPDFGNFGLGNGKEYDKYLGVQEMMPFAKGVSAKAMKFNADGEESDIDYSRMFSIIRAAKWSGIVGIEYSGGSVELEDEGIRKTKALLEKVFKQGK from the coding sequence ATGAAAACAAAGAACCGCAGAGATTTTATTAAAGATTTAGGGATGTTAACGGCAGGTGCAGGTCTGGCTTCGTTATTGCCCCTGGAATCCTTCAGTATAGGTAAAAAAGAGACTTTCCAGATTTCCCTGGCCGAATGGTCGCTGCACAACACCCTGTTTGCCAAAAAGCTCAATAACCTTGAATTCCCCCTGAAGGCAAAAAAGGACTTTGGGATTGATATTGTAGAGTACGTAAGTGTGTTTTTTGACGGTAAGGAAAAAGACCCGGCTTACCTCAAAGAGTTAAAGAACCGTACAGATTCGGAAGGAATCCAAAACCACCTGATCATGGTAGACCGCGAGGGGAACCTGGGCGATCTGGACAGCAAGGCCAGGCTTACCGCGGTAGAGAACCACTACAAGTGGGTAGAGGCCGCCAAATACCTGGGCTGTAAAACCATACGTGTAAATGCTGCAGGCAAGGGCACTGCCGAAGAAGTTAAAGCCGCTGCCATTGATGGCCTGGGCCGCTTAACGGAATATGGAAAAAAGCACAAGATCAATGTCATTGTAGAAAACCATGGGGGTTATTCATCAGATGGTAAATGGCTAAGTGCGGTAATAAAAGAGGTAAACAGTCCGTTTTGTGGTACGCTGCCCGATTTCGGTAACTTTGGCCTTGGCAATGGCAAGGAGTACGATAAATACCTGGGCGTTCAGGAGATGATGCCTTTTGCCAAAGGGGTAAGTGCCAAAGCTATGAAATTCAATGCCGATGGCGAGGAAAGCGACATTGATTACAGCCGCATGTTCAGCATCATCAGGGCTGCAAAATGGAGCGGCATTGTTGGCATCGAGTATTCGGGGGGGTCTGTTGAATTGGAAGATGAGGGCATCAGGAAAACCAAGGCATTGCTGGAAAAAGTATTTAAACAGGGGAAATAA
- a CDS encoding LytR/AlgR family response regulator transcription factor has product MNYRCIIIDDEAHFTDLMQEYISEIPQLKLIRIFHDPVRAIAETSENDQIDIVFLDINMPGLSGIELAPHLKQICRHIVFITSHSQYAVKAFDLDTDDFLFKPFRLERLQQTLKKIAGKAQLQASNVKKENSTFFYIKISGAQSRYIKFLYNEIIAFESDKNYIKIYATNEYHRIYMSLHDVENKLAGRDDFIRVHRSFIISKEFIEQVETNTVIMKKNGLKVVIGKQYREAFFAYLENHRF; this is encoded by the coding sequence ATGAATTACAGATGTATTATAATTGACGACGAAGCTCACTTTACTGATTTAATGCAGGAGTACATCTCCGAAATACCACAGTTAAAACTGATCAGGATATTTCATGATCCGGTAAGGGCCATAGCAGAAACCTCTGAAAATGACCAGATAGACATTGTTTTTCTGGACATCAATATGCCCGGACTTTCCGGAATTGAACTTGCACCACATTTAAAACAGATTTGCCGCCACATTGTATTCATCACTTCGCATTCACAATACGCAGTAAAAGCTTTTGACCTCGATACCGATGATTTTTTATTTAAACCGTTCCGGCTGGAAAGGTTACAGCAAACCCTGAAAAAAATAGCTGGCAAAGCACAACTACAAGCCAGCAATGTCAAAAAAGAGAACAGCACTTTTTTCTACATCAAAATTTCGGGCGCACAATCCAGGTATATAAAATTTCTATACAATGAAATCATCGCCTTCGAAAGCGACAAAAACTACATTAAAATTTACGCCACGAATGAATATCACCGCATTTACATGAGCCTGCATGATGTAGAAAACAAGTTGGCCGGCAGAGACGATTTTATACGTGTACACAGGTCTTTTATCATCTCCAAGGAATTCATAGAACAGGTAGAGACCAACACGGTGATTATGAAAAAAAATGGGCTAAAGGTAGTTATTGGCAAACAATACCGGGAAGCTTTTTTTGCCTACCTGGAAAACCACCGCTTTTAA
- a CDS encoding helix-turn-helix domain-containing protein: MNLTLFQRLNELICLQNTGPVDMLAEKLGISSRQVKYIIRKMRQDCAAPIWFDHHKQSYVYTQDGGCDFKFRPAKRELIAMAVKDAINKCLLWCSLGSCALLQLAGQMDALPV, from the coding sequence ATGAATTTAACACTCTTTCAAAGGCTCAACGAGTTGATTTGCCTTCAGAACACTGGTCCGGTTGATATGCTGGCCGAAAAATTGGGGATCTCTTCCAGGCAGGTAAAGTACATTATCAGGAAAATGCGACAGGATTGTGCGGCTCCAATATGGTTTGACCACCATAAGCAGAGCTACGTCTACACGCAGGATGGAGGTTGCGATTTTAAGTTTAGGCCGGCAAAGCGAGAGCTGATCGCAATGGCAGTAAAGGACGCCATTAACAAATGTTTGTTGTGGTGCAGCCTTGGGTCTTGCGCCTTGCTGCAGCTTGCCGGTCAGATGGATGCCTTACCAGTGTAA
- a CDS encoding DUF6266 family protein: protein MGKLSRGFLGGFQGQMGTGYGCFWRQMDLIKAMPRKVKRPPTAAQLPVQLKFTLMTSFLKRLGRVVKVGFQNAASNQSGMNAAVKYNIEKAITGTSPNFTINFAELKFSDGTLPEALGANVVVDTPATVKYSWASAPVGFENGEPTDKATFVVYNPDKDKFVILSGVIARSALAYNLSVLPDWAGDEVHCYMSMTSADGKLVGNSQYLGPFTLL, encoded by the coding sequence ATGGGAAAATTATCGAGAGGATTCCTTGGCGGATTCCAGGGGCAGATGGGCACAGGTTATGGCTGCTTTTGGCGCCAGATGGATTTAATTAAGGCCATGCCGCGCAAAGTGAAGCGCCCCCCTACTGCGGCGCAGTTACCCGTACAGTTGAAGTTTACACTGATGACCTCCTTTTTAAAAAGGCTGGGTAGGGTTGTAAAGGTTGGTTTCCAGAACGCAGCAAGCAATCAATCGGGCATGAATGCAGCTGTAAAGTACAACATTGAAAAGGCCATTACGGGTACATCGCCAAACTTTACCATCAATTTTGCCGAATTGAAGTTTAGTGATGGCACTTTGCCCGAAGCACTGGGCGCCAACGTAGTAGTTGACACCCCGGCAACTGTAAAGTACAGCTGGGCCAGTGCACCTGTAGGGTTCGAAAATGGTGAACCTACAGATAAGGCTACGTTTGTGGTTTATAACCCCGATAAAGACAAGTTTGTGATCTTGAGCGGGGTAATAGCGCGATCGGCTTTGGCGTATAACCTATCGGTACTACCCGATTGGGCTGGCGATGAAGTGCATTGTTATATGAGTATGACAAGTGCTGATGGCAAGCTGGTTGGTAACAGCCAGTACTTAGGGCCGTTTACTTTGTTGTAA
- a CDS encoding TonB-dependent receptor has product MRIFYIALSLIVFLLSSPTAFAQLTLNGKITDKNNKPIPGATIKLVEKKLVQFTDQDGAFEFTDLAPGTYNFTSSYIGYETRNTRFNLQAGKTQFNVILQDKDNNLQGVEITGRKEQAYKNTKSFSGTKTETALRYVPQSISYVTKEVIDDQLAFKASDIIKNISGATHFSYYNNDISLRGFRSGNALINGLRTPTSSWSQPLLPNVERIEVIKGPASALFANADPGGIVNTVTKKPLDEARKSINFATGSWNTNRLMADFTGPMNESKTLLYRLNLAYQNAESFRVLQGGEDIVIAPSISFIPDEKTQVNFDFVYSKTKSRLDRGQPIFGATAGTNLNSTPISFALGKRNDFENELNLYVTTSLQRKISKNVTFNASYMKFLYDEDLLEHRTSNRYAVDAAGVAIPTKMEMQTIRRQGKNYSDNITAYFVTDLKTGPLTHKVVTGYDYIQNESPVGNSNYNATGYRKLDGTVGNYNKNTPNLFVMKDGAPVPNVPHFDLVNPDYSISEISGYVNASSQTDPAKYYQHGIYIQDQISFGQFQALIGLRQEFYTDVLNYKKTTEKKIEQKALLPRFGLVYSPFDQASFYGTYTEGYQPQSAAQIGDPARFGGPFDPLISNMVEFGAKTEFFEKRLSANISFYRIEQNNVLVNAGNPGNTEELTQIGQQRSKGIELDINGSILPNFSLTANFAVSRNETTKSDKPELIGVLAANAPKAQGGLWTKYTFLNPDLKGLGIAAGVNYTGKRNTLNTALELPEYTLFSTALYYSIDKFKISANLNNVFNKTHWVGGYDFNRLYPGAPRNFMIGIGYTF; this is encoded by the coding sequence ATGAGAATATTCTACATTGCGCTCTCGCTGATAGTTTTTCTCCTGTCTTCCCCAACTGCCTTTGCGCAGCTTACCTTAAATGGTAAAATAACCGATAAAAACAACAAACCCATACCAGGAGCTACCATTAAACTGGTCGAAAAAAAACTGGTACAGTTTACCGATCAGGACGGCGCTTTTGAATTTACTGATCTGGCACCCGGAACCTATAATTTTACCAGTTCTTATATTGGCTACGAAACCCGCAATACCCGGTTTAACCTGCAGGCTGGTAAAACACAGTTTAATGTGATACTTCAAGACAAAGACAACAATTTGCAGGGGGTAGAAATTACCGGACGGAAGGAACAGGCCTACAAAAACACCAAATCTTTTTCCGGAACAAAAACAGAAACCGCGCTGCGGTACGTACCTCAGTCTATCAGCTATGTAACCAAAGAGGTTATAGACGATCAGCTTGCATTTAAGGCCAGCGATATCATCAAAAACATCAGCGGTGCAACCCATTTTTCTTATTATAACAACGACATTTCTTTACGCGGTTTCCGTTCGGGCAACGCACTGATTAACGGCCTGCGAACCCCTACCAGCAGCTGGAGCCAGCCATTACTCCCAAATGTTGAACGTATAGAAGTTATCAAAGGCCCGGCTTCGGCCCTTTTTGCCAATGCAGATCCCGGAGGTATAGTAAATACAGTAACCAAAAAGCCTTTAGACGAGGCCCGTAAATCCATCAATTTTGCAACCGGCAGCTGGAACACCAATCGGCTGATGGCCGATTTTACCGGGCCAATGAACGAATCAAAGACCCTGCTTTACCGTTTAAACCTGGCTTATCAGAATGCAGAATCCTTCCGCGTGTTGCAGGGCGGCGAAGACATTGTGATTGCGCCTTCCATTTCGTTTATCCCGGATGAAAAGACACAGGTAAACTTTGATTTTGTATACTCTAAAACCAAGAGCCGCCTGGATAGGGGGCAGCCCATATTTGGTGCAACGGCCGGAACCAACCTTAACTCTACGCCAATATCTTTTGCATTAGGAAAAAGGAATGATTTTGAAAATGAACTGAACCTATATGTAACCACCTCATTGCAAAGAAAGATCAGCAAAAACGTAACCTTCAACGCTTCCTACATGAAATTCCTGTACGATGAAGATCTGCTGGAGCACCGTACTTCTAACCGGTACGCAGTAGATGCGGCTGGTGTGGCCATTCCTACCAAAATGGAAATGCAGACCATTCGCCGGCAAGGAAAAAATTACAGCGACAACATTACTGCTTATTTCGTTACCGATCTGAAAACTGGTCCGCTAACCCATAAAGTTGTTACCGGATATGATTACATCCAGAACGAATCGCCGGTAGGCAATTCAAACTACAATGCAACAGGTTACCGTAAACTGGATGGCACGGTGGGCAACTACAACAAAAACACACCCAATCTTTTTGTAATGAAAGATGGGGCACCGGTTCCAAATGTGCCTCATTTTGATCTGGTAAACCCCGATTATTCCATTTCCGAAATCTCTGGTTATGTCAATGCTTCTTCACAAACAGATCCGGCAAAATACTACCAACATGGCATTTACATCCAAGACCAGATCAGCTTTGGCCAATTCCAGGCACTTATCGGTTTAAGGCAGGAATTTTATACCGATGTGCTGAACTATAAAAAAACTACGGAAAAGAAAATTGAGCAAAAAGCGCTCCTGCCAAGGTTTGGCCTGGTGTATAGCCCTTTTGATCAGGCAAGTTTTTATGGAACCTATACCGAGGGCTACCAGCCGCAAAGCGCCGCTCAGATCGGCGATCCGGCCAGGTTCGGCGGGCCGTTCGATCCGCTGATCAGCAATATGGTAGAGTTTGGCGCCAAAACCGAGTTTTTCGAAAAAAGGCTTTCTGCCAACATCTCATTTTACCGCATAGAACAAAACAACGTACTGGTAAACGCAGGGAACCCGGGGAATACCGAAGAACTTACCCAGATAGGCCAGCAGCGTTCCAAAGGGATTGAACTGGACATTAACGGCAGCATTTTGCCCAACTTTAGTCTTACTGCCAATTTTGCGGTAAGCAGAAACGAAACCACTAAAAGTGATAAACCAGAGCTAATTGGGGTACTTGCCGCCAACGCACCAAAAGCACAGGGCGGTTTATGGACAAAATACACTTTCCTTAATCCCGATTTAAAAGGGCTGGGCATAGCTGCCGGTGTAAATTATACCGGTAAAAGAAATACGCTGAACACTGCACTGGAACTTCCTGAATATACGCTGTTCAGCACGGCCTTGTATTACAGCATAGACAAGTTCAAGATCTCTGCAAACCTTAATAATGTGTTCAATAAAACCCATTGGGTAGGAGGCTACGATTTTAACCGCTTATACCCGGGCGCACCCCGCAATTTTATGATTGGAATAGGTTACACTTTCTAA
- a CDS encoding PepSY-associated TM helix domain-containing protein: MKPNSSEKRNQNLLWKIHHWAGLYTGIIIGILCFTGAVAVFIPEIDLMIQKHYYSVSSSPYTIPKIDRALAQAKKDYPKMSGLIIDMPDKPGQVATFSFAVKGKDKASSKFHFLFVDAGKDEIVGSRDRQNSLANYLRQMHVRLYEGFWGRQLVGLAGIAFIVLTLTGLLIYGDFMKKQPYPKIRKKNTRILMADWHKILGISALAFNFVIACTGAWLGLLPKFMSWFGVKSPDHFQAPIFMDKKEDAGMVVHWDEVFKAVKQHFPELKPGYMRASEDGSATIEVHGSIEAQIYERNINALVLSKKSYQPLHKFEVAKAAFADKLYAVQEALHFGDFGGLGLKILYAVLGLTSGFLSVSGFVVYLYRTDKKKKRTISPLKTTFIYTVLILLVLIVIALISMFIGYRHAAFVAAIIVDGTLAGFIIYAIVRAILRKLKTRSATASL; encoded by the coding sequence ATGAAACCGAATAGTTCAGAAAAGAGGAACCAGAACCTGCTCTGGAAAATACACCACTGGGCCGGCCTGTATACCGGCATCATCATCGGTATATTGTGCTTTACCGGCGCTGTGGCTGTGTTTATACCAGAGATAGACCTGATGATCCAAAAACACTACTATTCGGTTTCATCCAGCCCATATACCATTCCTAAAATAGACAGGGCATTGGCCCAGGCCAAAAAAGATTACCCCAAAATGAGCGGTTTGATTATTGATATGCCCGATAAACCCGGGCAGGTAGCCACTTTTAGTTTTGCGGTAAAAGGTAAAGACAAGGCTTCCAGTAAATTTCATTTTCTGTTTGTAGATGCCGGTAAAGATGAAATTGTGGGCAGCCGCGACAGGCAAAACTCATTGGCCAATTACCTGCGGCAAATGCATGTGCGCCTTTACGAAGGCTTTTGGGGCAGGCAGCTGGTAGGTTTGGCCGGTATAGCCTTTATTGTATTAACCCTTACCGGGCTGCTCATTTACGGCGATTTCATGAAAAAGCAGCCTTATCCTAAAATCCGGAAAAAGAATACCAGGATTTTAATGGCAGACTGGCACAAAATATTGGGCATCAGTGCGCTGGCATTTAATTTTGTAATTGCCTGCACAGGTGCCTGGCTGGGGCTTTTGCCCAAGTTTATGAGCTGGTTTGGGGTAAAATCGCCCGATCATTTCCAGGCACCCATATTTATGGATAAAAAGGAAGATGCCGGCATGGTTGTACATTGGGACGAAGTGTTTAAGGCGGTAAAACAGCATTTTCCAGAATTGAAGCCTGGGTATATGCGGGCTTCAGAAGATGGCTCTGCTACCATAGAGGTGCATGGCAGTATTGAGGCGCAAATTTACGAAAGGAATATCAATGCCCTGGTGCTTTCCAAAAAATCCTATCAGCCCCTGCACAAGTTTGAGGTTGCCAAGGCGGCTTTTGCCGATAAATTATATGCGGTACAGGAAGCCCTGCACTTTGGTGACTTTGGCGGGCTGGGTTTAAAAATATTGTATGCAGTGCTGGGCCTAACCAGCGGGTTTTTATCGGTGAGCGGCTTTGTGGTGTACCTGTACCGTACAGATAAAAAGAAAAAAAGAACCATAAGCCCGCTAAAAACCACATTTATTTATACTGTGCTGATCTTACTGGTACTTATAGTTATTGCGCTGATCAGTATGTTTATCGGTTACCGGCATGCGGCCTTTGTTGCGGCAATCATTGTAGATGGTACACTGGCAGGCTTTATCATTTACGCCATTGTACGCGCCATTTTAAGAAAACTAAAAACCAGATCTGCAACCGCATCCCTATGA
- a CDS encoding DUF6266 family protein, translating into MLLVYAPALNKSFYILSGARRTAGTEFLELPDKFLHQQLHCYISFVADDRKAISDSVYKEQSH; encoded by the coding sequence ATGCTATTGGTGTATGCACCTGCGCTTAACAAATCTTTTTATATACTAAGCGGTGCCCGCAGAACGGCAGGTACAGAGTTTTTGGAACTGCCCGATAAGTTTTTGCATCAGCAATTGCATTGTTATATTTCTTTTGTGGCCGATGACAGGAAAGCCATAAGTGACAGTGTGTATAAAGAACAATCTCATTAA
- a CDS encoding DUF4136 domain-containing protein — protein MKTQILMIAGLMIVLSSCSSYNYYSVSNKNLNGNYRTYAWLPESKSKASNIYNNDVATDRIVEAVSTELNNRGFRLNNKKPDLLIRYTAVVNKETRSYNEPVYYDPPGRFVPRVGYHRGRAFYYYNYRDPFPVYVGNEYRTVNVKQGSVIIDLIDRKTSKVIWRGWAEGELSNPEKAIAELPKVVSNIFKKLPG, from the coding sequence ATGAAAACACAAATTTTAATGATTGCGGGGCTGATGATTGTACTGTCGTCCTGCTCCTCTTATAACTATTATTCGGTTAGTAATAAAAACCTCAATGGCAACTACCGCACTTATGCCTGGCTGCCAGAAAGTAAATCTAAAGCATCTAATATTTACAACAACGATGTAGCTACAGACCGGATTGTGGAGGCGGTAAGTACTGAGCTCAATAACCGTGGCTTTAGGCTGAACAACAAAAAGCCAGATCTGCTGATCAGGTATACCGCAGTAGTAAACAAAGAAACCAGGTCTTATAATGAGCCGGTATATTATGATCCTCCCGGAAGATTTGTTCCGCGTGTAGGTTACCACCGCGGTCGTGCATTTTACTACTACAATTACAGGGACCCTTTTCCGGTATATGTAGGAAATGAGTACCGTACCGTTAATGTAAAGCAGGGCAGCGTAATCATTGACCTGATTGACCGCAAAACTTCAAAAGTAATCTGGAGAGGCTGGGCTGAGGGCGAACTCAGCAACCCCGAAAAGGCTATTGCCGAATTGCCAAAAGTGGTGAGCAATATCTTTAAAAAGCTTCCTGGTTAA
- a CDS encoding DUF1016 N-terminal domain-containing protein: MHSARDKAIRAVDTERVLMYWHIGQRIFLEEQEGKDRADYGKFLIKTLSEQLQPEYGSGFSIRQLERYRQFYRFFPIASTLWTQLSWSHYKHLLSIDNQNGRDFFIAETVKNNWSVRQLERQINSNNLIRGLGKLWPLFFASL, encoded by the coding sequence ATCCATTCAGCCCGCGACAAGGCCATTCGCGCTGTAGACACCGAACGTGTACTTATGTATTGGCATATTGGCCAGCGCATCTTCCTGGAAGAACAGGAAGGAAAAGACCGTGCTGATTATGGGAAATTTCTTATTAAAACACTATCTGAGCAGTTGCAACCAGAATATGGAAGTGGTTTTTCAATCCGGCAATTAGAGCGTTACAGGCAGTTTTATCGATTCTTTCCAATTGCGTCTACACTGTGGACGCAATTGAGCTGGAGCCATTACAAACACCTTTTAAGTATTGACAATCAGAATGGTAGAGACTTCTTTATCGCCGAAACAGTTAAAAACAATTGGTCTGTACGCCAACTGGAACGGCAAATCAACAGTAACAACTTAATACGGGGCCTGGGGAAACTCTGGCCTTTGTTTTTTGCCTCACTCTGA
- a CDS encoding SixA phosphatase family protein codes for MKKLVILLSLTFIFTQLAVAQKTEIWIVRHAEKDNSDPKNTNPDLSAEGQKRAQKLLDYMADIKLDKAFSTPYKRTRQTLTPLVKAKGIELVDYNDVAQLAKQIRKDYSGKKVIIAGHSNTILEIVEAFGIARPVAAIAEKEFNNIFHIILEADLMGLDMNTYGD; via the coding sequence ATGAAAAAACTGGTAATACTTTTATCCCTCACATTTATATTCACACAACTGGCTGTGGCGCAAAAGACTGAAATCTGGATTGTTCGCCATGCCGAAAAGGACAATAGTGATCCCAAGAACACAAATCCAGACTTGTCTGCCGAAGGCCAGAAGAGGGCGCAAAAATTGCTGGATTATATGGCAGATATTAAATTGGACAAGGCCTTTAGTACACCCTATAAAAGAACCAGGCAAACTCTCACGCCTTTGGTAAAAGCAAAAGGAATTGAACTGGTAGATTATAACGATGTTGCACAGCTGGCCAAGCAGATCAGGAAAGATTATTCAGGGAAAAAAGTGATTATCGCCGGACACTCCAATACCATTCTGGAAATTGTAGAAGCTTTTGGCATTGCCCGCCCAGTTGCAGCCATAGCTGAAAAAGAGTTCAATAATATCTTTCACATCATCCTGGAAGCAGATCTTATGGGGCTGGATATGAATACCTACGGGGATTAA
- a CDS encoding HTH domain-containing protein, with the protein MKIDLKLIKEIHSLILTDATGSPEFLAQKLGISRRSLYTYLKYMRSELEAPIIYSRPRETFYYKEEWELYIGSLTKVKVELLKELMDTIQNF; encoded by the coding sequence ATGAAAATAGATTTAAAACTTATAAAAGAAATCCACAGTTTGATACTGACCGATGCTACAGGTAGCCCTGAGTTCCTGGCACAAAAGCTGGGCATATCCAGGCGGTCGCTGTACACGTACCTCAAATACATGAGGAGCGAATTGGAGGCCCCCATAATTTATTCGAGACCCAGGGAAACCTTCTACTACAAAGAAGAGTGGGAACTTTATATCGGTAGCCTTACAAAGGTGAAGGTAGAGTTGTTAAAGGAACTGATGGATACCATACAAAATTTTTAA
- a CDS encoding Fic family protein yields the protein MNTFVYMDLIETIEKYKHLGIDDVIDHEKFNLISIVYHSTRIEGSTLTEVETQVLLTEGLTPKGKPIEHSLMVTDHYAALQFILKEAKARRPVSTAFIQEINSLVVRNTGSFYNTIFGTVDARTGAFRKGNVTAGSTYFPNYDKVERLTDSMTDKINEKMQSDISVADQINLAFDAHFNLVSIHPFYDDNGRTSRLLMNYIQACYQLPLAIVHNESKADYIQALIDTREKDDINIFRQFMNDEYKKCLADEIKKFEDISKPKKGSGFHLMF from the coding sequence TTGAATACATTTGTATATATGGATCTGATTGAGACAATAGAGAAATATAAACATTTGGGTATCGATGATGTTATAGATCATGAGAAATTTAACCTCATCTCTATTGTGTATCATTCAACCCGAATTGAAGGCTCTACATTAACAGAGGTTGAAACACAGGTATTATTAACCGAAGGACTTACACCAAAGGGGAAGCCTATTGAGCATAGTCTGATGGTTACCGATCATTATGCGGCTTTGCAATTTATATTAAAAGAGGCGAAAGCAAGGCGACCGGTTTCAACTGCATTTATTCAGGAAATAAATTCGCTTGTTGTGCGCAATACCGGCAGTTTTTATAATACAATATTTGGGACGGTCGATGCCCGTACAGGAGCTTTTAGAAAAGGAAATGTTACTGCCGGATCAACTTATTTTCCGAATTATGATAAGGTTGAAAGGTTAACTGATAGCATGACCGATAAGATTAATGAAAAGATGCAGTCTGATATATCTGTAGCTGATCAGATCAACCTTGCTTTTGATGCCCATTTTAACCTTGTCAGTATTCACCCTTTTTATGATGACAATGGCCGTACTTCCCGTTTGTTGATGAATTATATACAGGCCTGCTACCAACTTCCACTTGCTATTGTGCACAATGAATCAAAAGCCGATTATATTCAGGCATTGATAGATACCCGGGAAAAAGATGACATCAATATTTTTCGGCAGTTTATGAATGATGAGTATAAAAAATGTTTAGCAGATGAAATCAAGAAATTTGAAGATATTTCGAAACCTAAAAAAGGTTCGGGATTTCATTTGATGTTTTAG